Proteins encoded by one window of Aphidius gifuensis isolate YNYX2018 linkage group LG2, ASM1490517v1, whole genome shotgun sequence:
- the LOC122848353 gene encoding putative uncharacterized protein DDB_G0286901 isoform X1: MSPGVNDGSRKTGTLPKNNYRNDPNIVHVSNQQLSWWSLNHERSSQHPNNLFDLQPVSDREFLRSTKNSNTTRPTSSVPSTSYQDLADIASYSNNNRQYNFTGEDCVQWNDMAQPADSRTQSSPPPPTLPPLIKPTNVDKMPDRRQVESRLNQIRDYIRVTTTMMESLSQSSDPRAQTQHDKLSKMIEDLGDSESKLTKLLEDYRGIEETGDRENGGESVESVLRKKMEASQRKLAQLQEHQANLVGMQLQVRERLNEARQAQQALLLQENQTASSPSLVTTSNVWENNSNSSQNQLANDAEVLESETAILRNKLGQLKNKKKQMDNLVAELQAAELQSDRASCSSNNSKNNEHDKAAELEILKSQLSHLKGLMDEATRVRETFNTPYDNLPESNGVNQLSADNGNVNEQDNDIAASLNSLDIDEKFNNTKDRLTVEQIQAVTREMKEQQVILQAARAELQRLKNSALSNNNCAPVASSGHSGSMSPMSSLIGANQIADRKIGNNNNNNINNHNNHNNNNNNINNEVQQQTNKKRQQLEQLVRKDNSHTSSVNRDPGVTGWDSRRASNSRLSHISTPNMWPNNDAPAESSNEHSVDGNMVPDNFLDIGTQPTGVDNGVNWWNLSNPPVNQLPQGTVAPAEYYRQLLMNSQAQQLQLMSTTMQQCCQLIWSQQRELQTMRTSITQLQQQVRQTNNQSRIDVINETSEGYSNLNQSNRHHDNNNLDTTLPPSSSLPNLVSLPNHPSSNHSHTSVIASANSQQNHHHHQQLNNQVPPGNRTNNYWDNFRSYSRQNLLSGNSKSETQPGQSGNTSGTSGSFIRDKRNRENVAENLSLASLSSSDVQYPLNFQLQSNLQSQDRELTTARSNIDNTIDNGTTQQVDNYWEEAHSFRLAPDNNEDLYCLRHLSDEMRDVLQSLVASNRRRPDYLVIILREIKSICDDQRLRPRLLRSLRALQDAQSSRNKSNETIDQTASDSCQSSDDDSDVGALAGSLLNSNPDNQFVTDFLMPGSIRIPGSAISDYEFEGGAMQMDNIIAINSIAPSLAPAYNEDLAEADQSRPEVTNNQQMSLNDGTNDAIDSQDNQVSATLNSSSSSSSSSTSSSNIETNPVLFDAQNSNNNNQIVENSTLDRIPTRLNHH, translated from the exons ATGTCACCAGGCGTTAATGATGGCTCTAGAAAAACTGGAACTTtacctaaaaataattatcgaaATGATCCAAACATAGTCCATGTATCAAATCAACAATTATCCTGGTGGTCACTCAACCATGAAAGATCATCACAGCATCCAAATAACTTG tttGATTTGCAGCCAGTTAGTGATCGAGAATTTTTAAGAAGCACAAAGAATAGCAACACCACGAGGCCAACATCATCAGTGCCATCAACCTCTTACCAAGATCTTGCTGATATAg caTCTTACAGTAATAACAAtcgacaatataattttactggAGAAGATTGTGTCCAGTGGAACGATATGGCTCAACCAGCTGATTCACGTACTcaatcatcaccaccaccaccaacacttCCACCACTCATTAAACCAacaaatgttgataaaatg CCAGACCGTCGACAAGTTGAAAGTCGATTGAATCAAATTCGTGATTACATCAGGGTTACCACGACAATGATGGAATCATTGAGTCAATCATCTGATCCg agAGCTCAAACacaacatgataaattaagcAAAATGATTGAGGATTTAGGAGACAGTGAGAGTAAGCTAACAAAATTACTGGAAGATTATCGTGGAATAGAGgag actgGAGACAGAGAAAATGGTGGTGAATCAGTTGAGTCTGTATTGCGTAAAAAAATGGAAGCATCACAAAGAAAATTAGCTCAACTTCAAGAGCATCAAGCAAATTTAGTTGGTATGCAATTGCAAGTACGTGAACGTTTAAATGAAGCACGTCAAGCACAACAAGCATTGTTACTTCAAGAAAATCAAACagcatcatcaccatcattagTAACAACATCAAATGTATgggaaaataattcaaattcatCACAAAATCAATTAGCAAATGATGCTGAAGTACTTGAATCTGAAACAGCTATTTTGCGTAATAAATTAggtcaattgaaaaataaaaaaaaacaaatggatAATCTTGTTGCTGAATTACAAGCTGCTGAATTACAATCAGACAGAGCAAGTTGTagttcaaataattcaaaaaataatgaacatGATAAAGCTGCTGAAttggaaatattaaaatcacaaTTATCACATTTAAAAGGTCTCATGGATGAAGCAACGCGAGTCAGAGAAACATTTAATACACCATATGATAATTTACCAGAATCAAATGGTGTTAATCAATTGTCTGCTGATAATGGTAATGTCAATGAACAAGATAATGACATTGCTGCATCATTAAATTCtcttgatattgatgaaaaatttaataacaccaAAGATCGTTTAACTGTCGAACAAATACAAGCTGTGACACGAGAAATGAAAGAACAACAAGTTATTCTACAAGCTGCAAGAGCTGAACTTCaacgtttaaaaaattcagctctttcaaataataattgtgctCCAGTGGCATCCTCAGGACACTCTGGATCAATGTCACCAATGTCATCATTGATTGGAGCTAATCAAATTGCTGATAGAAAAAttggcaataataataacaacaatatcaacaatcataataatcataacaacaacaacaataatatcaacaatgaagtacaacaacaaacaaataaaaaacgtcAACAATTAGAGCAACTTGTTAGAAAAGATAACAGTCATACATCAAGTGTTAATCGTGATCCTGGTGTTACAGGATGGGACAGTAGACGAGCATCAAATTCTCGTCTTAGTCATATTAGTACTCCAAATATGTGGCCAAACAATGATGCTCCTG ctgAAAGTTCAAATGAACACAGTGTTGATGGTAATATGGTGccagataattttttggaCATTGGAACTCAACCTACTGGTGTTGATAATGGTGTTAATTGGTGGAATTTATCAAATCCTCCTGTAAATCAACTACCAcaag GTACAGTAGCCCCTGCTGAATATTATCgtcaattattgatgaattcaCAAGCCCAACAATTGCAATTAATGAGCACAACAATGCAACAATGCTGTCAATTAATATGGTCACAACAAAGAGAATTACAAACAATGAGAACATCAATAACACAACTACAACAACAAGTTAgacaaacaaataatcaatcaCGTATTGATGTTATTAATGAAACATCTGAAggatattcaaatttaaatcaatcaaatcgtcatcatgataataataatttggatACAACACTTCCACCAAGTTCATCACTTCCAAATCTTGTATCATTACCCAATCATCCATCATCAAATCATTCACATACATCTGTTATTGCTTCGGCAAATTCacaacaaaatcatcatcatcatcaacaattgaataatCAGGTACCACCCGGTAATCGTACCAACAACTATTGGGATAATTTTAGAAG TTATTCccgacaaaatttattatctggtAATTCTAAAAGTGAAACACAACCTGGTCAATCTGGCAATACATCAGGAACAAGTGGATCATTTAT ACGTGATAAACGTAATCGTGAAAATGTAGCTGAAAATTTATCACTGGCATCATTATCAAGTTCAGATGTTCAGTATCCATTGAATTTTCAACTTCAATCAAATTTGCAATCACAAGATCGTGAATTAACAACAGCAAGAAGTAACATAGACAATACAATTGACAATGGAACAACCCAAcaagttgataattattgGGAAGAAGCACATTCATTTAGACTAGCACctgataataatgaagatcTTTATTGTCTACGTCATCTTAGTGATGAAATGAGAGATGTATTACAATCTCTTGTTGCATCAAATAGAAGAAGACCAGATtatcttgttattattttgagagaaattaaatcaatttgtgATGATCAAAGACTTCGACCAAGATTATTACGTTCATTAAGAGCTCTTCAAGATGCACAATCATCAAGAAATAAATcg aatgaaACTATTGATCAAACAGCAAGTGACAGTTGTCAATCAAGTGATGATGATTCAGATGTTGGAGCACTAGCTGGTTCATTGCTTAATTCAAATCCTGATAATCAATTTGTAACAGATTTTTTAATGCCAGGATCAATCAGGATTCCTGGATCAGCTATTTCAGATTATGAATTTGAA GGAGGAGCTATGCAAATGGATAATATCATTGCAATTAATTCAATTGCACCATCATTAGCACCAGCCTACAATGAAGATCTTGCTGAAGCTGATCAATCACGTCCTGAAGTTACAAATAATCAACAG ATGTCTTTGAATGATGGAACTAATGATGCTATTGATAGTCAAGATAATCAAGTATCTGCTACacttaattcatcatcatcatcatcatcatcatcaacatcatcatcaaatattgagACGAATCCTGTATTATTTGATGcacaaaattcaaataataataatcaaattgttgaaaattcaacACTCGATAGAATTCCAACAcgtttaaatcatcattaa
- the LOC122848353 gene encoding putative uncharacterized protein DDB_G0286901 isoform X2: protein MAQPADSRTQSSPPPPTLPPLIKPTNVDKMPDRRQVESRLNQIRDYIRVTTTMMESLSQSSDPRAQTQHDKLSKMIEDLGDSESKLTKLLEDYRGIEETGDRENGGESVESVLRKKMEASQRKLAQLQEHQANLVGMQLQVRERLNEARQAQQALLLQENQTASSPSLVTTSNVWENNSNSSQNQLANDAEVLESETAILRNKLGQLKNKKKQMDNLVAELQAAELQSDRASCSSNNSKNNEHDKAAELEILKSQLSHLKGLMDEATRVRETFNTPYDNLPESNGVNQLSADNGNVNEQDNDIAASLNSLDIDEKFNNTKDRLTVEQIQAVTREMKEQQVILQAARAELQRLKNSALSNNNCAPVASSGHSGSMSPMSSLIGANQIADRKIGNNNNNNINNHNNHNNNNNNINNEVQQQTNKKRQQLEQLVRKDNSHTSSVNRDPGVTGWDSRRASNSRLSHISTPNMWPNNDAPAESSNEHSVDGNMVPDNFLDIGTQPTGVDNGVNWWNLSNPPVNQLPQGTVAPAEYYRQLLMNSQAQQLQLMSTTMQQCCQLIWSQQRELQTMRTSITQLQQQVRQTNNQSRIDVINETSEGYSNLNQSNRHHDNNNLDTTLPPSSSLPNLVSLPNHPSSNHSHTSVIASANSQQNHHHHQQLNNQVPPGNRTNNYWDNFRSYSRQNLLSGNSKSETQPGQSGNTSGTSGSFIRDKRNRENVAENLSLASLSSSDVQYPLNFQLQSNLQSQDRELTTARSNIDNTIDNGTTQQVDNYWEEAHSFRLAPDNNEDLYCLRHLSDEMRDVLQSLVASNRRRPDYLVIILREIKSICDDQRLRPRLLRSLRALQDAQSSRNKSNETIDQTASDSCQSSDDDSDVGALAGSLLNSNPDNQFVTDFLMPGSIRIPGSAISDYEFEGGAMQMDNIIAINSIAPSLAPAYNEDLAEADQSRPEVTNNQQMSLNDGTNDAIDSQDNQVSATLNSSSSSSSSSTSSSNIETNPVLFDAQNSNNNNQIVENSTLDRIPTRLNHH from the exons ATGGCTCAACCAGCTGATTCACGTACTcaatcatcaccaccaccaccaacacttCCACCACTCATTAAACCAacaaatgttgataaaatg CCAGACCGTCGACAAGTTGAAAGTCGATTGAATCAAATTCGTGATTACATCAGGGTTACCACGACAATGATGGAATCATTGAGTCAATCATCTGATCCg agAGCTCAAACacaacatgataaattaagcAAAATGATTGAGGATTTAGGAGACAGTGAGAGTAAGCTAACAAAATTACTGGAAGATTATCGTGGAATAGAGgag actgGAGACAGAGAAAATGGTGGTGAATCAGTTGAGTCTGTATTGCGTAAAAAAATGGAAGCATCACAAAGAAAATTAGCTCAACTTCAAGAGCATCAAGCAAATTTAGTTGGTATGCAATTGCAAGTACGTGAACGTTTAAATGAAGCACGTCAAGCACAACAAGCATTGTTACTTCAAGAAAATCAAACagcatcatcaccatcattagTAACAACATCAAATGTATgggaaaataattcaaattcatCACAAAATCAATTAGCAAATGATGCTGAAGTACTTGAATCTGAAACAGCTATTTTGCGTAATAAATTAggtcaattgaaaaataaaaaaaaacaaatggatAATCTTGTTGCTGAATTACAAGCTGCTGAATTACAATCAGACAGAGCAAGTTGTagttcaaataattcaaaaaataatgaacatGATAAAGCTGCTGAAttggaaatattaaaatcacaaTTATCACATTTAAAAGGTCTCATGGATGAAGCAACGCGAGTCAGAGAAACATTTAATACACCATATGATAATTTACCAGAATCAAATGGTGTTAATCAATTGTCTGCTGATAATGGTAATGTCAATGAACAAGATAATGACATTGCTGCATCATTAAATTCtcttgatattgatgaaaaatttaataacaccaAAGATCGTTTAACTGTCGAACAAATACAAGCTGTGACACGAGAAATGAAAGAACAACAAGTTATTCTACAAGCTGCAAGAGCTGAACTTCaacgtttaaaaaattcagctctttcaaataataattgtgctCCAGTGGCATCCTCAGGACACTCTGGATCAATGTCACCAATGTCATCATTGATTGGAGCTAATCAAATTGCTGATAGAAAAAttggcaataataataacaacaatatcaacaatcataataatcataacaacaacaacaataatatcaacaatgaagtacaacaacaaacaaataaaaaacgtcAACAATTAGAGCAACTTGTTAGAAAAGATAACAGTCATACATCAAGTGTTAATCGTGATCCTGGTGTTACAGGATGGGACAGTAGACGAGCATCAAATTCTCGTCTTAGTCATATTAGTACTCCAAATATGTGGCCAAACAATGATGCTCCTG ctgAAAGTTCAAATGAACACAGTGTTGATGGTAATATGGTGccagataattttttggaCATTGGAACTCAACCTACTGGTGTTGATAATGGTGTTAATTGGTGGAATTTATCAAATCCTCCTGTAAATCAACTACCAcaag GTACAGTAGCCCCTGCTGAATATTATCgtcaattattgatgaattcaCAAGCCCAACAATTGCAATTAATGAGCACAACAATGCAACAATGCTGTCAATTAATATGGTCACAACAAAGAGAATTACAAACAATGAGAACATCAATAACACAACTACAACAACAAGTTAgacaaacaaataatcaatcaCGTATTGATGTTATTAATGAAACATCTGAAggatattcaaatttaaatcaatcaaatcgtcatcatgataataataatttggatACAACACTTCCACCAAGTTCATCACTTCCAAATCTTGTATCATTACCCAATCATCCATCATCAAATCATTCACATACATCTGTTATTGCTTCGGCAAATTCacaacaaaatcatcatcatcatcaacaattgaataatCAGGTACCACCCGGTAATCGTACCAACAACTATTGGGATAATTTTAGAAG TTATTCccgacaaaatttattatctggtAATTCTAAAAGTGAAACACAACCTGGTCAATCTGGCAATACATCAGGAACAAGTGGATCATTTAT ACGTGATAAACGTAATCGTGAAAATGTAGCTGAAAATTTATCACTGGCATCATTATCAAGTTCAGATGTTCAGTATCCATTGAATTTTCAACTTCAATCAAATTTGCAATCACAAGATCGTGAATTAACAACAGCAAGAAGTAACATAGACAATACAATTGACAATGGAACAACCCAAcaagttgataattattgGGAAGAAGCACATTCATTTAGACTAGCACctgataataatgaagatcTTTATTGTCTACGTCATCTTAGTGATGAAATGAGAGATGTATTACAATCTCTTGTTGCATCAAATAGAAGAAGACCAGATtatcttgttattattttgagagaaattaaatcaatttgtgATGATCAAAGACTTCGACCAAGATTATTACGTTCATTAAGAGCTCTTCAAGATGCACAATCATCAAGAAATAAATcg aatgaaACTATTGATCAAACAGCAAGTGACAGTTGTCAATCAAGTGATGATGATTCAGATGTTGGAGCACTAGCTGGTTCATTGCTTAATTCAAATCCTGATAATCAATTTGTAACAGATTTTTTAATGCCAGGATCAATCAGGATTCCTGGATCAGCTATTTCAGATTATGAATTTGAA GGAGGAGCTATGCAAATGGATAATATCATTGCAATTAATTCAATTGCACCATCATTAGCACCAGCCTACAATGAAGATCTTGCTGAAGCTGATCAATCACGTCCTGAAGTTACAAATAATCAACAG ATGTCTTTGAATGATGGAACTAATGATGCTATTGATAGTCAAGATAATCAAGTATCTGCTACacttaattcatcatcatcatcatcatcatcatcaacatcatcatcaaatattgagACGAATCCTGTATTATTTGATGcacaaaattcaaataataataatcaaattgttgaaaattcaacACTCGATAGAATTCCAACAcgtttaaatcatcattaa
- the LOC122848445 gene encoding GATA zinc finger domain-containing protein 15-like gives MATKNINNNCNNNDRVVPSFISSNSYYGYVAPVLKNNNNDCQQESCVPDVQFLNNGERVIDANNYNNNNDNNNINNNTSMFMLNKIPVQNNNNDCNGNNYFLNKSSAMETDDNDNGFNNNHLINNTIPDFERYKNRKRNNTDDLMMIFEQTNGQFKKFKQGGCNKQICVARRGSSQMHNVSSPLCLIVNGYCKKSNSNNIKLIYKNNIGKELINSASNNHVDYEEMLMETHGCTTYHYHTQQQIHNDEF, from the exons atggcaactaaaaatataaacaataattgtaataataatgatagagTTGTACCATCATTTATATCTTCAAATAGTTATTATGGTTATGTAGCACcggtattaaaaaataataacaatgattgtCAACAAGAATCATGTGTACCAGatgtacaatttttaaataatggtgAACGAGTCATTGAtgctaataattataacaacaacaatgacaataataatatcaataacaatacatcaatgtttatgttaaataaaataccggtacaaaataataataatgattgtaatggtaataattattttttgaataaatcatcAGCAATGGAAACTGATGATAACGATAatggttttaataataatcatttgattaataatacaataccAGATTTTGAAAGATACAAAAATcgtaaaagaaataatactGATGATCTCATGATGATATTTGAACAAACAAATGgacagtttaaaaaatttaaacaag GCGGTTGTAACAAACAGATATGTGTTGCAAGAAGAGGATCGTCACAGATGCATAATGTCTCGTCACCATTATGTTTAATAGTTAATGgttattgtaaaaaatcaaatagcaataatattaaattaatatataaaaataatattggtaAGGAATTGATAAATAGTGCCTCAAATAATCATGTTGATTATGAGGAAATGTTAATGGAAACACATGGTTGTACCACTTATCATTATCATacacaacaacaaatacacaatgatgaattttaa
- the LOC122848408 gene encoding tigger transposable element-derived protein 2-like, translating to MSLEPEKKKRKTVSIQEKLDALDEIEKKKKTSTEIARQLGVGHSTVCGWKKDEKLLNMQRELIHAVQANNMKRLRQVDNPLVDKATWQWFKEQKKSGAQLSGPIIKSQAIFFWQNLGLSKSFDASDGWLSKWKNRHHIKNIISCEDSDIVTEYHNKFDEIIKSRGLTPDQVFNADETGINFRQMPKKNLYTQDEVGATGAKGKNERITVMACSNASGTIKPPLIVIGKYAKPRAIKNLQHLPVSYKHQKSAWMSNDIFTNWFYYEFVPFISKELEKKNLPTKAILFTDDYGTNGQNLKSGDIEVIYLPQNMTSILQPMEQGCLQNLKTIYRKILLEFVVKELTANKCLAEILKSITIREAVFWLARSWNMVTTSTITTSWKSLWPEIQTIKSLSETEVPEVDFNNTTDIVKEFQLALKNDDENNVNEKAINTWLNCPTVQNLNECLSPHEIIENLKN from the exons ATGTCACTTgaacctgaaaaaaaaaaaagaaaaacagtgAGTATTCAAGAAAAGCTAGATGCACtagatgaaattgaaaaaaaaaaaaaaacatcaactgAAATTGCTAGACAATTGGGAGTTGGACATTCAACAGTTTGTGGATggaaaaaagatgaaaaattattaaatatgcaACGTGAATTAATTCATGCTGTTCAAGCAAATAATATGAAACGTCTTCGTCAAGTTGATAATCCACTTGTTGACAAAGCAACATGGCAATGGtttaaagaacaaaaaaaatctggtGCTCAATTAAGTGGTCCAATAATAAAATCacaggcaatttttttttggcaaaattTAGGTTTATCTAAAAGTTTTGATGCAAGTGATGGTTGGTTGAGTAAATGGAAAAATCgtcatcatataaaaaatataatttcatgtgAAGATTCTGATATTGTCACTgaatatcataataaatttgatgaaattattaaaagtcgTGGATTAACACCTGATCAAGTATTTAATGCTGATGAAACTGGTATTAATTTTCGTCAAATGCCaaagaaaaatttgtatacTCAAGATGAAGTTGGTGCAACTGGTGCAAAAGGTAAAAATGAACGTATCACTGTGATGGCATGTAGTAATGCTTCTGGTACAATTAAACCACCACTAATTGTCATTGGTAAATATGCAAAACCAAGAGCAATTAAAAATCTACAACATTTACCAGTTAGTTATAAACATCAGAAGAGTGCCTGGATgtcaaatgatatatttacaaattggttttattatgaatttgttCCATTCATCAGTAAagagttagaaaaaaaaaatttaccaacaaAAGCTATACTTTTTACTGATGATTATGGAACGAATGGACAAAATCTTAAAAGTGGTGATATAGaggtaatttatttaccaCAAAATATGACATCAATTCTTCAACCAATGGAACAAGGTTGTTTACAAAAtcttaaaacaatttatagaaaaatattattggaatTTGTTGTTAAAGAATTAACAGCAAATAAATGTCTagctgaaattttaaaaagcatAACAATTAGAGAGGCAGTTTTTTGGCTAGCTAGATCATGGAACATGGtgacaacatcaacaataacaacatcatGGAAATCG TTGTGGCCAGAAAtacaaacaattaaatcaCTAAGTGAAACTGAAGTTCCTGaagttgattttaataatacaactgATATTGTCAAGGAATTTCAACTTGCATTGaagaatgatgatgaaaataatgtaaatgaaaaagCCATCAACACATGGCTAAATTGTCCAActgtacaaaatttaaatgaatgttTAAGTCCCcatgaaattattgaaaatttaaaaaattaa
- the LOC122848417 gene encoding serine--tRNA ligase, chloroplastic/mitochondrial encodes MNKIIRQLANQRYFCSKAQFQINEINKKIINTKLKIPEAEFNTEFICNPANRDIINHNIVKRKGVGNIDRVLELSKNANDENSVKELHKEISKIPNTTDPKVFDYPDEGKIIKSCNVPGDFDFEPKTFDELSKSLKLVRMDELGPVAGDKSYILIGDLAQLEEALIQYTISRLMKFGFQLISVPDILPTKVIERCGLNISGERNFIYSLTDNYGDDLSLSGTAEMSLASKLIDSIIPHEELPLKLAAVSRCFRAEISNNIDEPSIYRVHQFTKVEMFICTDEKNSCDMLDNLVEIQENLFKDLGLSFNIIDMASHELGAPANRKFDIEGWYSGKKGFGELSSTSNCTDYQSRRLNIKYKNDNELKFVHTLNGTACAVPRMLMAICETYQTKEGNIKIPQLLIPFMNGKSEITKQNIADMRIYKSKSKK; translated from the exons atgaataaaataattcggCAATTGGCTAATCAACGTTATTTTTGTTCAAAAGCACAA TTTcagataaatgaaataaataaaaaaataattaatactaaattaaaaataccagaAGCTGAATTTAATactgaatttatttgtaatcCTGCAAATCgtgatattattaatcataacaTTGTCAAGAGAAAAGGTGTTGGTAATATTGACAGAGTATTGGAGTTATCAAAAAAtgcaaatgatgaaaattcagTAAAAGAATTGCATAAAGAAATTTCTAAAATTCCAAATACAACTGATCCAAAAGTATTTGATTATCCAgatgaaggaaaaattattaaatcatgtAATGTACCAGGTGATTTTGATTTTGAGCCAAAAAcatttgatgaattatcaaaaagttTAAAGTTAGTTAGAATGGATGAACTGGGACCAGTTGCTGGTGACAAAAGTTACATACTAATTGGTGATTTGGCTCAACTTGAAGAGGCACTAATTCAATATACAATTAGTAGATTAATGAAATTTGGTTTTCAATTAATATCTGTACCTGATATTTTACCAACAAAAGTCATTGAAAGATGTGGATTAAATATAAGTGgagaaagaaattttatttattcattaactGATAATTATGGTGATGATTTGAGTCTATCAGGAACAGCTGAAATGTCGTTGGCATCAAAACTTATTGATTCAATAATACCACATGAAGAATTACCACTTAAACTTGCTGCTGTTAGTAGATGTTTTAGAGctgaaatatcaaataatattgatgaaccAAGTATTTATAGAGTTCATCAATTTACTAAAGTTGAAATGTTTATATgtacagatgaaaaaaattcatgtgatATGTTAGATAATTTAGTTgaaatacaagaaaatttattcaaagattTAGGATTGAGTTTTAACATAATTGACATGGCATCACATGAACTTGGTGCACCAGCAAATCgtaaatttgatattgaagGATGGTATTCTGGTAAAAAAGGCTTTGGTGAATTATCAAGTACTAGTAATTGTACTGATTATCAATCAAGaagattaaatattaaatataaaaatgataatgaattaaaatttgttcatACTTTAAATGGTACTGCTTGTGCTGTACCCAGAATGTTGATGGCTATTTGTGAAACATATCAAACCAAGGaaggaaatattaaaataccacaGCTATTAATTCCATTTATGAATGGAAAAAGTGAAATAACTAAACAAAATATTGCTGATATGAGGATATATAAATCAaagtctaaaaaataa
- the LOC122848455 gene encoding peptidyl-tRNA hydrolase 2, mitochondrial-like, whose amino-acid sequence MDFWNEFLKSIDDLKLGFFVALALGYGLYRLSKITIKPETTTNDNDMMIDDTNGEYKMVLVIRNDLKMGKGKVAAQCAHAAVAGYAAAMKIPKYLQAWEESGHKKITLKVDSVEELDKIKKEAKKKGLIAVTIQDAGRTQIAAGSKTVCCVGPGPDELVDEVTGHLKLY is encoded by the exons ATGGATTTTtggaatgaatttttaaagagcattgatgatttaaaacttGGTTTTTTCGTTGCTTTGGCATTGGGCTATGGACTCTACAGGTTATCCAAGATAACAATTAAACCTGAAACGACGACAAATGATAATGACATG ATGATTGATGATACAAATGGAGAATACAAGATGGTATTGGTCATCagaaatgatttaaaaatgggAAAAGGAAAAGTAGCTGCTCAATGTGCACATGCTGCTGTTGCTGGTTATGCTGCTGCAATGAAAATACCAAAATATTTACAAGCCTGGGAAGAATCTggacacaaaaaaataactctCAAG GTTGATAGTGTTGAAGaattagataaaattaaaaaagaagctAAGAAAAAAGGTTTAATTGCTGTTACTATTCAAGATGCTGGACGTACACAAATTGCTGCTGGATCAAAAACAGTTTGTTGTGTTGGTCCAGGTCCAGATGAGCTTGTTGATGAAGTTACTggacatttaaaattgtattaa